The DNA sequence ATTGTGGTAAATAACATGTTTATCCAGATTGAAGAAACACCAAACCCAAACACACTAAAATTTCTTCCTGGGTTTGAAATTTTAAGCGAAGGAGAAACAGCCGATTTTTCAAATGCAGATGAAATAAAAAACTCCAAGTTAGCAGCAAATCTTTTTCAAATAGAACATGTGGTAAGAGTGTTTTTTGGTCATGATTTTATTTCAGTAACAAAATTGGGTGGAATTAATTGGGATACATTAAAAGTAGAAGTTTTAACTACAATTATGGATCACTTTACTTCAGGTGGAAAAGCACTAGATAAAGAAGGAGTGAATGACAACAACTTGCCAGATGAAGAATTTTTCGATGAGAATGATATAGAAATTGTAAATAGAATAAAAGAATTGATGGAAAGTTATATCAAACCTGCAGTTGCTCAAGACGGTGGCGATATCAAATTTCGTGGCTATAAAGACGGGATAGTTTATGTTGAGCTACAAGGAGCTTGCTCTGGATGCCCAAGTGCTGCAATTACCCTCAAGCAAGGAGTGCAGAATATGCTGAGCTACCACATACCAGAGGTTGCAGGTATAGAGACCACACTATGACTAATCAAACGGTTAGAGGAACAAAAGATCTCCTGTTTGATGAATGGTACAAGTTTAAACACATAGAGCAAATAGCAAATCGAATCTCAAGTTTATACGGCTTTTTGCCTGCTCAAACTCCGATATTTGAATACACAGAAGTTTTCACAAAGACTTTAGGTGATAGCTCAGATATCATCAATAAAGAGATGTACACCTTTAATGATAAAGGAGGAAAGAGCATAACTCTGCGTCCTGAATTTACTGCAGCGATTGTCAGACTGCTCATTGAAAAAAAACTGCAAACACCGATAAAATTATTCTCAACAGGACCTGCATTTCGTTACGAAAGACCACAAAAGGGACGACAAAGGCAATTTCATCAGATAAATTTTGAAGTTTTTGGCATAGAAGATCCAAAAGTTGATATTGAATTGATATCACTTGCTCAGCACTTACTAACTGAATTTGGCATTAATAGGAATGTAAAACTAGAAATTAATTCTTTGGGCGATGGTGAAACAATAACCAAATACAGAGAAGCTTTGATATCATACTTTAGAAAGTATCAAAACGATCTATCAGAAGATAGCAAAAATAGGTTGATCAAAAATCCACTCAGAATACTGGATTCTAAGGATGAGAAAGATAGATTAATAATTTCTGATGCGCCTAAAATCAGTGATCACTATACAAAAGAATCTTCATATTTCTTTGACCAGGTGTTAAATGGACTGCAAGCTCTTGGCATACCTTACACTGTAAATAGCAAATTAGTTCGAGGTCTAGACTATTATTGTCACACAGTATTTGAATTTGTCACAGAAGATTTAGGTGCACAAGGGGCAGTTTTTGCCGGTGGAAGATACGATAATCTAGTATCTTCAGTAGGTGGAAAACACACTCCAGCGATAGGATTTGCAGGAGGTATTGAACGCATAATGGAGTTAATCAACTATGTTGCAAAAGAAGAGAGACCCATTTACCTAATTCCAATCGGTAGAGAAGCTGAAGAACATGCTCTAATACTTGTAAATGAATTGCGCAAAAATGGTTTATATGTAGTTCACGAATATAGCGGAACGCTTAAAACCCGCATGAAAAAAGCAAATCAAGCAAATGCAAAAGCTGCATTAATCTTTGGTGATGAAGAGCTAAGCAGTAAAACTTTAAAAATTAAAAATATGGATACGAGTGAAGAAAAAATAATCGCTCGCGATAAAATAGTAGAAAACATCTAGGCTCTGTGAACAAAATGTTAGCAGGTCAAATTAATTGAGGGCAGGAAGTATAAAAAAGCGGTAATTTAACCTAATGATCATAAATATAGAGAAGTTACCGCATGAAATATCACATAAAAAAGGAAATTTGGAAGCAAATTTTTGCATTTTTAAAGAGCACAAAAGGAATACACAGTAAAAATGAGGAGAAGTTAAGAATATTTATGGAAGCAGTGTGGCAAAATGGCTGCCAATGACCAAGAATTTACGGTAATTACAGGAGTATACATAGGAGGTTTAAAAAGTGGTGCGAAAAGGGAATTTTGGTAAAATTACTTAAGTATGCACAACAAGATCCAGATTTGGAAATCTCCATAATTGATGGAACAATCATCAGATCTCATTAAACCTCTTTGAAACTAGAACAAAGCTAAGAAGAGTGTACAATGATGGGTTTTGAGTAAGGGAAAAGGTGAAAATAGTAGAAGAGTTGGATGATGAAAAATTTCGCAGGTTAACAGGAGTAAAAAAGGTAATATTTAATAAAATGGTAGAGATTTTACGGGAAGGAAAAAAAGGTTAAAGGAGGTAGAGTTGAGTGAAGAGGGTATACTATTTATGGCACTGAGAGAATATCGTACATATTTTCATAAAGCTATGGAATTAGCGAAAGTACAGCATATAAAAAGACATAAGTAGTGATAGAAAAAGAGAGCAAGAGAGTGATATGTACGTCATTTTCAAACGGCAGGGTGTGTGATTTTTGGATTTTTAAAGAGTCAAAAGTGCGTATTTACCAGAAATGAAGGTGCTAGCAGATACAGGGTACAGAGGTTTGCAAAAAATTCATGAAAACGTTGAATTGCCATACAGGAAAACGAAAAAGAACCTCTTAACAAAAGAGCAAAAGAAAGAAAATCAAAAGCTAAGAGAGCAGTAGTTGAAAATGTGATAGAATTGCTCAAAAGATTCAAAATTATAGTGGATAGATATAGAAATCGAAGGAAACGCTTCAGTCTGAGGTTCAATCTTATTTCCGGAATTTACAATTTGGAGTTGTCCATATGAGTTATGCAAGAGGTCTATTATCTTGCATGATGATTCATTAAATACCGATATACTAATATTCGACATTGAGCAGGCTATTCAGCAAGGAATGGTACTTGAGATTTGCGGTACACAGCTACCTTTGAATCAATTATTAACAGAACTCGACATCAACAATAATTACTTGGCAACTAAAAATAAATGAAGATCAGCTTTTGATGGGAGTGTTAATAAACCATAGGCGTCAAGTTAAGGAAAAGTGGCATAAGAAAGAAGAGAAGCGGTAAAAATTATTTTAGACATAAAACGATAAAATTAGTAATTTATAGACTCTTTAAAAAAAATTATCTTTTTAGATCAAGATTTCTTAAAAAATAAATATAACAAATAAACCTTAAATGGTTGCTAATTGGGCGTATTCTCTTAACTTGACGCTTATGCTTTTTTGAACATTTCCCAATAAACAGTGATTTTGCAATTTGCCTATATATCCCTGATCAGCAAAAAACTTACGTACATTTGCATTTAGCTTGAACAAAAGATACCATCACGATCTTGAACGCTTGCACTATGAACATCTGCTAGCCCTACTGTATCTACAACAACATGACGTTTCCTACCCTTTATTTTCTTGCCAGCCCTGGTTTGAGTTGTTTTCACTGATTAACTATTCCTACTGAAGGCGTTTCGTTTTTACCAACCATTTTTCTCACCCCTTTTACTAGCATATCATGTATTTTTTCCAATTTGCCATCCACCTGAGATACACACTCTTCCACGGCGAAAAATCCTTGTCACTTACATTACTTGGATACAATTTACCCTCCTATTTTTTGCTTACCTAATCATATTCTTTTCTTTATTCCCTTTTAAGACATGTTCTTAGAATCCGCCATGTTTAAGTCATAATTAAGAGCCCAGTTATCACTAATTTTTACTTCTACTTCAAGTGGTATAGTAATTTTTACTGCATTCTCCATTATGTCTTTCATAAGTTTCGCTGTTTCTTGTACTCTGACTTCCTCAACTTCTACAAGCAATTCATCGTGCACTTGCAGGATTATTTTACCTGATTTTAGCTGATCAAAAAGCTGAATCATCGCACGTTTTATTATATCAGCGGCAGTTCCTTGCAGTGGTGCATTTATCGCTGCCCTTTCTGCAAATTGTCTTAGATAAGGAATTTTATTGTTTATGTCCTTTATAAAGCATCTTCTACCAA is a window from the Wolbachia endosymbiont of Armadillidium arcangelii genome containing:
- a CDS encoding NifU family protein, whose translation is MFIQIEETPNPNTLKFLPGFEILSEGETADFSNADEIKNSKLAANLFQIEHVVRVFFGHDFISVTKLGGINWDTLKVEVLTTIMDHFTSGGKALDKEGVNDNNLPDEEFFDENDIEIVNRIKELMESYIKPAVAQDGGDIKFRGYKDGIVYVELQGACSGCPSAAITLKQGVQNMLSYHIPEVAGIETTL
- the hisS gene encoding histidine--tRNA ligase; the protein is MTNQTVRGTKDLLFDEWYKFKHIEQIANRISSLYGFLPAQTPIFEYTEVFTKTLGDSSDIINKEMYTFNDKGGKSITLRPEFTAAIVRLLIEKKLQTPIKLFSTGPAFRYERPQKGRQRQFHQINFEVFGIEDPKVDIELISLAQHLLTEFGINRNVKLEINSLGDGETITKYREALISYFRKYQNDLSEDSKNRLIKNPLRILDSKDEKDRLIISDAPKISDHYTKESSYFFDQVLNGLQALGIPYTVNSKLVRGLDYYCHTVFEFVTEDLGAQGAVFAGGRYDNLVSSVGGKHTPAIGFAGGIERIMELINYVAKEERPIYLIPIGREAEEHALILVNELRKNGLYVVHEYSGTLKTRMKKANQANAKAALIFGDEELSSKTLKIKNMDTSEEKIIARDKIVENI